A DNA window from Actinokineospora baliensis contains the following coding sequences:
- a CDS encoding YbhB/YbcL family Raf kinase inhibitor-like protein, whose protein sequence is MRTTRIVLCAALAIWAVGLSPAAAAPAAFALSSSAFTNGGLIPKVHECTSGGGNDPAKKNESPPLAWSGAPTAAKSYAIVMRDLDNANLIHWVIYDIPVSATSLPQNVQHSYQPPVPSGSRQIYYRGSASLYGYQGPCSPSTVNTYEFVVHALNKASLTTLTSSSSTQTAARAITAASIGSAKISGES, encoded by the coding sequence GTGAGAACCACACGTATCGTGCTGTGCGCCGCGCTCGCCATCTGGGCCGTGGGGCTGTCACCCGCCGCGGCCGCACCCGCGGCGTTCGCCCTGTCCAGTTCCGCCTTCACCAACGGCGGGCTCATCCCCAAGGTCCACGAGTGCACCAGCGGCGGCGGCAACGACCCCGCCAAGAAGAACGAGTCGCCGCCCCTGGCCTGGTCCGGTGCCCCCACTGCGGCCAAGAGCTACGCGATCGTCATGCGCGACCTCGACAACGCCAACCTCATCCACTGGGTCATCTACGACATCCCGGTGAGCGCGACGTCCCTGCCGCAGAACGTCCAGCACTCCTACCAGCCCCCGGTCCCGTCGGGATCCCGGCAGATCTACTACCGGGGCAGCGCCAGCCTCTACGGCTACCAGGGGCCGTGTTCGCCCTCGACGGTGAACACCTACGAGTTCGTCGTCCACGCCCTCAACAAGGCGTCCCTGACCACCCTCACCTCGAGCTCGTCCACCCAGACCGCGGCCAGGGCCATCACCGCGGCCTCCATCGGCTCGGCCAAGATCAGCGGCGAGTCCTAA
- a CDS encoding serine/threonine-protein kinase, whose amino-acid sequence MSEGEQTGRVVGGRFELLEPLGSGGMGTVWRARDVGLQREVAIKEVRPADAALFEHNPALAAQQRERVLRESRALARLQHPNVVSIYQIIEDNTPYPWIVMELVQGVSLDSRLRQGTLAPAEAARIGRDVLRALRAAHGAGILHRDVKPGNVLLRQDGSAVLTDFGIAALHDSGQLTATGEVIGSPEYIAPERLLGDETKTASDLWSLAMLLYVAVEGYHPLRRATTMATLAAVMTEPVPPPRRAGPLGAALSAVLVSDPGNRPTPEVLDRMLAAAEHGGQLPFGPPTPAGPAFAAPPTPAGPAFAALPSPTGPAVSTGPWKQQYPPYWQGDPSSRPNQVPPTRKRTGAIAVSLVAVALVVTLAVLLTSYLTSSEDPGNTAADSPGTDVPATSGQQTATPPIKATTKATAAPPKTTTAPAVEDLLTPAGARSVVTAMSEVMGGTKVSDMTIYATYAMATAPTTAVKNGFDDFEYRNGKASRRGADTVDADRAVVDLNKVNWDALPALWDRAAKDLGVPKPTMRYIIIDTGLIDHVPAFKLYLADEYSGAYLLANLEGKVLKLYPR is encoded by the coding sequence GTGTCTGAGGGAGAGCAAACCGGGCGTGTGGTGGGCGGCCGGTTCGAACTGCTGGAGCCGCTGGGTAGCGGCGGCATGGGGACGGTGTGGCGGGCCCGCGACGTGGGCCTGCAGCGCGAGGTCGCCATCAAGGAGGTGCGCCCGGCCGACGCCGCGCTCTTCGAGCACAACCCGGCGCTGGCGGCCCAGCAGCGGGAGCGGGTGCTGCGCGAGTCCCGCGCGCTGGCGCGGCTGCAGCACCCGAACGTCGTGTCGATCTACCAGATCATCGAGGACAACACGCCGTACCCGTGGATCGTCATGGAGCTGGTCCAGGGCGTGTCGCTGGACTCGAGGCTGCGGCAGGGCACCCTCGCCCCGGCCGAGGCGGCCCGGATCGGCCGCGACGTGCTGCGGGCGCTGCGCGCCGCCCACGGCGCGGGCATCCTGCACCGCGACGTCAAACCGGGCAACGTGCTGCTGCGCCAGGACGGCAGCGCCGTGCTCACCGACTTCGGCATCGCCGCCCTGCACGACTCCGGCCAGCTCACCGCGACCGGCGAGGTGATCGGCTCCCCCGAGTACATCGCCCCGGAGCGGCTGCTCGGCGACGAGACCAAGACCGCCTCGGACCTGTGGTCGCTGGCGATGCTGCTCTACGTCGCCGTCGAGGGCTACCACCCGCTGCGCCGCGCCACCACGATGGCCACCCTCGCCGCGGTCATGACCGAGCCGGTGCCCCCGCCGCGGCGCGCGGGTCCGCTCGGCGCCGCGCTGAGCGCGGTCCTCGTGTCGGACCCCGGCAACCGCCCGACGCCCGAGGTCCTCGACCGGATGCTCGCCGCCGCCGAACACGGCGGCCAACTGCCCTTCGGCCCACCCACGCCCGCGGGCCCGGCGTTCGCCGCCCCGCCGACCCCCGCCGGTCCCGCCTTCGCCGCGCTCCCCAGCCCGACCGGCCCCGCCGTGTCCACCGGGCCGTGGAAGCAGCAGTACCCCCCGTACTGGCAGGGCGACCCCTCGTCCAGGCCGAACCAGGTGCCGCCGACGCGCAAGCGCACGGGGGCCATCGCGGTGTCCCTGGTCGCGGTCGCGCTGGTCGTCACCCTCGCCGTCCTGCTCACCAGCTACCTGACCTCCAGCGAAGACCCCGGCAACACCGCCGCCGACAGCCCGGGCACCGACGTCCCCGCGACCAGTGGCCAGCAGACCGCCACCCCGCCGATCAAGGCCACGACCAAGGCCACCGCAGCGCCCCCCAAGACCACGACGGCACCAGCGGTCGAGGACCTGCTCACCCCGGCGGGCGCGCGCTCGGTGGTCACCGCGATGAGCGAAGTCATGGGCGGCACCAAGGTCTCCGACATGACCATCTATGCCACGTACGCCATGGCCACCGCCCCCACCACAGCCGTGAAGAACGGCTTCGACGACTTCGAGTACCGCAACGGCAAAGCCAGCCGCAGGGGAGCGGACACAGTGGACGCCGACCGCGCGGTGGTGGACCTGAACAAGGTCAACTGGGACGCCCTGCCCGCCCTCTGGGACCGAGCCGCCAAAGACCTCGGCGTGCCCAAACCCACCATGCGCTACATCATCATCGACACCGGCCTCATCGACCACGTGCCCGCCTTCAAGCTCTACCTAGCCGACGAATACAGCGGCGCCTACCTCCTGGCCAACCTCGAAGGCAAGGTCCTCAAGCTCTACCCGCGCTGA